Proteins found in one Candidatus Nitrosopelagicus brevis genomic segment:
- a CDS encoding homospermidine biosynthesis protein has product MNHHHFEGKDIPHIKLDSKTTVKELIEIYANSGFNARQLGEAAKLYQKMIHENATICLTVAGAMTPVGFGGIIKTLLEKGFVDWIVTTGANVYHEDHFAWGLPVKQGHFEVDDNILYEKEIVRIRDVYVKFYETLELEDNIIQNMFKDKFSEKSFTTAEFCNVLGKISKEKSKFPEKSFLTTAYELDVPVYVSTLKDSSLAMNLAVHRLKNKPFNLDFVREIIEQAAIVYNSKKSGILELGGGVPKNTAQQTGPLLDQILRKDHGGQDYIIQITDARPDTGGLSGATLQEGKSWGKVQDSHEDLITVYTDSTIAFPLLALYALSNEESREQKRIYKNLDKYYKSLQDSASKVPDKFADILKKSDINLD; this is encoded by the coding sequence GTGAATCATCATCACTTTGAGGGAAAAGATATACCGCACATTAAACTTGATTCTAAAACTACCGTGAAAGAATTAATTGAAATTTATGCAAATTCAGGATTCAATGCAAGACAATTAGGCGAGGCTGCAAAATTATATCAAAAAATGATACATGAGAATGCAACTATTTGTTTAACAGTTGCAGGTGCAATGACACCAGTAGGATTTGGAGGAATTATCAAGACACTTTTAGAAAAGGGGTTTGTAGACTGGATTGTCACAACAGGTGCAAACGTTTACCATGAAGATCATTTTGCCTGGGGATTACCAGTGAAACAAGGTCACTTTGAAGTTGATGATAACATATTGTATGAGAAAGAAATTGTAAGAATTAGAGATGTATATGTAAAATTTTATGAAACATTGGAATTAGAAGATAACATTATTCAGAATATGTTTAAAGACAAATTTTCAGAAAAATCATTTACAACTGCGGAATTTTGTAATGTTTTAGGAAAGATTAGTAAAGAAAAATCAAAATTTCCTGAAAAAAGCTTTCTTACAACAGCATATGAGTTGGATGTTCCAGTATACGTATCTACACTCAAAGATTCATCACTTGCAATGAATTTAGCAGTACATAGATTGAAAAACAAACCATTCAATCTAGATTTCGTTAGGGAGATTATTGAACAAGCAGCTATTGTTTACAATTCAAAAAAATCAGGTATTTTAGAACTTGGCGGAGGAGTGCCAAAAAATACAGCGCAGCAGACAGGTCCACTACTAGATCAAATTTTAAGAAAAGATCATGGAGGACAAGATTACATTATTCAAATTACAGATGCTCGACCTGATACGGGAGGATTATCTGGTGCAACACTACAAGAAGGAAAAAGTTGGGGAAAGGTGCAAGATTCTCATGAAGATTTGATTACAGTGTATACTGACTCTACAATCGCATTCCCTTTGTTAGCACTCTATGCATTATCAAATGAAGAATCAAGAGAACAAAAAAGAATTTACAAAAATTTGGACAAATATTACAAATCACTACAAGATTCAGCAAGTAAAGTCCCAGACAAATTTGCCGACATTTTGAAAAAATCGGATATTAACCTGGATTAA
- a CDS encoding 30S ribosomal protein S25, with protein sequence MGSKNKSVSSSEKSQGGKDKAKKDKKDHSDKKEVDVFINEEQANKIIKSSKAITIQDLARQANVKISTANAFLKKALAEGAVKKVGGFSGHYIYQPASQ encoded by the coding sequence ATGGGTAGTAAGAACAAATCAGTCTCATCTAGTGAAAAATCACAAGGCGGTAAAGACAAGGCAAAAAAAGACAAGAAAGATCACAGTGATAAAAAAGAGGTTGACGTATTTATCAATGAAGAACAGGCAAATAAAATAATTAAATCATCTAAAGCAATTACAATTCAAGATTTAGCAAGACAAGCAAATGTAAAAATTTCAACTGCAAATGCATTTCTTAAAAAAGCATTAGCAGAAGGTGCTGTAAAGAAGGTTGGCGGATTTAGTGGACACTATATCTATCAGCCTGCATCACAGTAG
- a CDS encoding cyclophilin-like fold protein: MDSGSVSKSQVILEIKGKIKIKCELKRHLSPSLVGTIIRSLPVTGTIHILGTSGVYVESHIESGGERTRNEFKKGDIAFLSVGHAFCFFHKDTKVGKDLTPIGKILEGVDELLNASSGDEVSIYCDAG; this comes from the coding sequence ATGGATAGTGGATCTGTATCAAAATCTCAAGTAATTTTGGAAATAAAAGGTAAAATCAAAATCAAATGTGAATTAAAACGTCATCTTTCTCCTTCTTTAGTTGGCACAATAATTCGTTCATTGCCTGTAACTGGAACTATCCACATACTTGGTACAAGCGGTGTCTATGTTGAATCACACATTGAATCTGGAGGTGAACGTACTAGAAATGAGTTCAAAAAAGGTGATATTGCTTTTCTATCGGTCGGTCATGCATTTTGTTTTTTTCACAAGGATACAAAGGTTGGAAAAGATCTAACTCCTATAGGAAAAATACTTGAAGGTGTTGATGAATTGCTAAATGCTAGTTCTGGTGATGAGGTGTCTATCTACTGTGATGCAGGCTGA
- a CDS encoding DNA-directed RNA polymerase subunit K — MSEPEETPITTEKKEEEPAPLVEEAKLEEIIQPETEEIDPDAEISIHATMEKAIDNYRKIKEGKQELTDKQLEDLEKECEAIRQREIIDVDEQHEAIELSSDGKILMGPPTLTRFEKARIMGARALQLSLGAPPFIDIPVSAATSLDISMKELEERVIPITIRRVLPNGDYQNIPLFDFKE, encoded by the coding sequence TTGTCTGAGCCTGAAGAAACACCAATTACAACTGAAAAGAAAGAAGAGGAACCAGCTCCACTTGTTGAAGAGGCAAAATTAGAAGAAATTATTCAGCCAGAAACAGAAGAAATTGATCCAGATGCAGAAATTAGTATTCATGCAACAATGGAAAAAGCAATTGATAATTATAGAAAAATCAAAGAAGGTAAACAAGAATTAACTGATAAACAACTTGAGGATTTAGAAAAAGAATGTGAGGCAATTAGACAAAGAGAGATTATTGATGTTGATGAACAACATGAAGCAATTGAATTAAGCTCAGACGGAAAAATATTGATGGGCCCTCCAACATTAACAAGATTTGAAAAAGCAAGAATTATGGGAGCACGTGCATTACAATTATCATTAGGAGCACCACCATTCATAGACATACCTGTAAGTGCTGCAACTTCATTAGACATATCTATGAAAGAACTTGAGGAACGAGTGATTCCAATTACAATAAGACGTGTTTTACCTAATGGAGACTATCAAAATATACCATTATTTGATTTCAAAGAATAG
- a CDS encoding transcriptional regulator → MLLPAEIESKTLIPALRAILAKDLSENHNVREEMISKMLGVTQAAISNYIRGTRGDPELIKKLSAEKQVSEMIQEISQNLASDMAYTPSTLSKFIGLCNYIKTSLLICDIHHELESDIDEAICNECQTMLEKGPGSVY, encoded by the coding sequence ATGTTACTTCCTGCAGAAATTGAATCAAAAACATTGATTCCCGCATTACGTGCAATTCTAGCTAAAGATTTATCTGAAAATCATAATGTTAGAGAAGAAATGATCTCAAAAATGTTAGGAGTTACACAAGCTGCAATCAGTAATTACATTCGCGGAACACGCGGTGATCCAGAATTAATAAAAAAACTCTCTGCTGAAAAACAAGTCTCTGAAATGATTCAAGAAATCTCACAAAACCTTGCATCTGATATGGCATATACACCTTCAACTCTCTCAAAATTCATAGGACTTTGTAATTACATCAAAACAAGTCTCTTAATTTGTGATATTCATCATGAATTAGAATCTGATATTGATGAGGCAATTTGCAATGAGTGCCAAACTATGTTAGAAAAAGGACCAGGCAGCGTTTACTAG
- a CDS encoding asparagine synthase-related protein, whose product METEEEQCMRILTNAVNECKSDWIALSGGLDSSILAHLRKDQKPQTMTIITKDFLGTDLTFAQIIAKHLGLNLSLIQVSMEDVLDSINETIKILGNYNDIEIRNSIVPYIYLTTLKKKGVDSVITGDGADEVFAGYNFLLKKSDEEIGEELKRIKKIMHFPSKDIATSLNMKVETPFLNEELIKFSDDIEISKKINVKDGGKFGKWILRETFEKYLPNNITWREKSPMQDGSGTNNLTGLFNTIITDDIFTQKKTRILEEDGVYIRTKESLHYYECFRKTNSVKKSDSDNRCPDCNYEIAPNSRFCRMCGKFPIN is encoded by the coding sequence ATGGAAACAGAAGAAGAACAATGCATGCGGATTTTAACTAATGCCGTAAATGAATGCAAGTCAGATTGGATTGCACTGTCAGGAGGATTAGATAGTAGTATATTGGCACATTTACGAAAAGATCAGAAACCTCAAACAATGACTATAATCACAAAAGATTTTCTAGGTACAGATCTTACTTTTGCACAGATTATTGCCAAACATTTAGGATTGAATTTATCATTAATTCAAGTAAGTATGGAAGATGTATTAGATTCAATTAATGAAACAATCAAAATTCTAGGCAATTACAACGACATAGAAATACGCAATTCAATTGTACCTTACATTTACCTAACCACATTGAAGAAAAAAGGAGTAGATTCTGTAATAACAGGTGATGGTGCAGATGAAGTTTTTGCAGGATATAATTTTCTTTTAAAAAAATCAGATGAGGAAATTGGTGAAGAATTAAAACGAATAAAAAAAATTATGCATTTTCCATCAAAAGATATTGCCACATCGTTAAACATGAAAGTTGAAACGCCATTTTTAAATGAAGAACTAATAAAATTTTCAGATGATATAGAAATTTCAAAAAAGATTAATGTCAAAGATGGGGGAAAATTTGGAAAGTGGATACTTAGAGAGACATTTGAGAAATATCTGCCAAACAACATCACATGGAGAGAGAAATCACCTATGCAAGATGGATCGGGTACCAATAATCTAACAGGATTATTCAATACAATAATTACAGATGATATTTTTACGCAGAAAAAAACAAGAATTTTAGAAGAAGACGGAGTATATATCAGAACTAAAGAATCATTACACTACTACGAATGTTTTAGAAAAACAAATTCAGTTAAAAAATCAGATTCCGATAACAGATGTCCAGATTGTAATTATGAGATTGCACCTAACTCAAGGTTTTGTAGGATGTGCGGAAAATTTCCAATTAATTAG
- a CDS encoding YHS domain-containing protein: MKVTDPVCGLEFDEDLSVTHEYKSKKYHFCCDGCKKIFIKKPKKWSKKSN; encoded by the coding sequence GTGAAAGTTACAGATCCTGTTTGTGGCCTTGAATTTGATGAGGATTTATCTGTGACTCATGAATACAAATCAAAAAAGTATCATTTTTGTTGTGATGGCTGCAAAAAAATCTTCATTAAAAAACCCAAAAAATGGTCAAAAAAATCTAATTAA